A region from the Triticum urartu cultivar G1812 chromosome 1, Tu2.1, whole genome shotgun sequence genome encodes:
- the LOC125543213 gene encoding uncharacterized protein LOC125543213 produces MDSATPHRRGGGPPVGGRLWIAHASVALPSGPESPPVAGSNYFANREAIKRQGRAWPMRDRAPSCSYEFPLPVGCLLDLNLMDVSTKKLCMQVVWHVYLATRTYHGWKMKLLPTRNLYYIYIARPMCYANQVSRTELVLFVELVPRHLTNLDEGNVHALKLLQEVLDIFLDVLVQLVLPHK; encoded by the exons ATGGATAGCGCAACGCCCCACCGGCGAGGAGGTGGCCCTCCCGTCGGGGGTAGGCTGTGGATAGCGCATGCCAGCGTAGCCCTCCCGTCGGGGCCGGAATCACCGCCGGTCGCTG GATCCAATTACTTCGCGAATCGCGAGGCAATCAAGCGGCAGGGCAGGGCTTGGCCGATGCGTGATCGGGCACCTTCGTGCTCCTATGAATTTCCG CTACCTGTAGGTTGCTTGCTTGACCTAAACTTAATGGATGTGTCGACGAAGAAGCTCTGCATGCAAGTCGTGTGGCACGTGTACCTTGCTACTAGAACGTACCATGGATGGAAAATGAAGCTGCTACCTACTCGTAATCTCTACTATATATACATCGCTCGACCAATGTGTTATGCAAATCAAGTTTCACGCACAGAGCTTGTCTTGTTTGTCGAGCTGGTCCCGCGGCACCTCACCAATCTTGACGAGGGCAACGTTCATGCTCTCAagctccttcaggaggtccttgatatttttcttgacgTTCTTGTGCAGCTTGTACTCCCCCACAAGTAG